Within Spinacia oleracea cultivar Varoflay chromosome 4, BTI_SOV_V1, whole genome shotgun sequence, the genomic segment TCTGGAATAAAGCACTGTGTATATATTTGTTAGTCTTGAACTTGGGCTACGGGTTACTGTTGTTTGGTTGTGGACAATGTGCTTGGCTTTTAATGTCTGACATCTTTTATAAAATAGAAAATTGATCTTCTGATAATATAGTAGGGGCCATTCTTTTCAGCTCATGTGAAATCAGTTCTAGTAAAATTAGTTGATCATGTGATAAAAGCATTAGTGAATTAGCAATATTAAGGTGGGAATTTTCCGAAATTGAGGAAATGAAGAACTCTAGATGGTACAAATTTTAATTAGTAATTCGGATTTGATAAGTTAATCGTCTGGTGTAGTTGCATTTGTCCACAAGGTAGTTTGGCTACTGTCACTAGTGGTCTTTGCTGCTGGTGGTTCTGTTGGATCATCCTCTGAGTTCCTGTTCCTGGCCCTGGTGTCATATCTTCTCAACACTTTTCATCTCCGACCTGTAGTCTCTCTCAATTTGTTCCAGGATGGTTTTCGCATTGCAATTTTTGTTAATGAAGGTGATATCATTTCTCATACACCATATTGCCCAAAGAGTAGCTGTAAAGTAGGCAGTTTCGTTATCGTCACTCTCTTGTTTTTTCCTGAGCATCCGAAGCCAATTCCATATCCAGTCTGCTATAGGGATGGTGTTTTGGTTCTCAGTAACAATTATCTCGAGAACGAATGGTGTGAGTTTAACCCAAATATGCTAGGGATCTGAGCAAGCTGGGAGATAACATTAATTTTGCATGCACTTATGCTGATTATACTCCTCTAGGGTATGGATCCTCTTGTCATGGATTAGATGCTAATGGGAATATCTCCTATGCCTTTAATGTCTACTATCAGACCCAGTATCAAAAACTTGAGGCCTGCAACTTTAGAGGTTTGGCTAAGCTAACGACTCAGAATATCTCCACAGGAAATTGCAATTTGACCATCCAGATAGCTTCCTCTGGTCTGAGGACTGCTGCACCTGCGGCTTTCCTTTTGAATGTTGTGCTTatatatttgttcttttaggTTTCATCTTATAGATATTTTGGATATACTTCTTTACATTATCGTTGTCTCTATATTCAGAGATTTTTTTGCCACAACTCGGCATATTCTTTTTCGATGATTCATGTATAGAATGTTGGCTGCAGAGTTGTTCATCGTTCTAGGGTTATGAAATACAGTAGCTTCCATCTTTACTCGGATCTTAGATACCTTTGTTATGCTAGGCTTACAGTTTGCTACGCAAATCAGAATATCTTGTTACAGCTCAAAGAATACTATTTCTGCTTGCTATCATGTTCTTTCTTACTCTTATATTTTAACTTAGTCTTGTAGTATTTTTCCAAAACTCCCACGTATTCTCAAACTACGATCGACGAGCTAAGGGAGAGGTGGATCTCATATGTTACCGAGTATCCCCAACCAAATaacgatgaagatgaagatgatgatgacgatgatctAGTGTGACTTAAGCTAGCTCATCAAGGAGATGGTTGTTGTTGTTCCTGCTGCAGAAGCTGCTGTTGCTGCAGTATGTTCCTGCTGCAGACGCTGCTGTTGCTGCAGAATTGTTCGTGCTGTTGCGCGCTGTTGAGTTTGTGCTGTTGCTGTTGAGTTCCTGCTGTtgctgttgatttttttttttttttttacagtgatattggattttttttacagtgatttatttatttattttatgaatGAATAATAGGATTTTGTTATAGAATGAAcaatattattttgttatttaataAAATGATTTTTGGAAAGATCGTGTCgatatcatttttattttatcgtTTTAGATTTGGTTTACATACTGGAATTGTAATATcctatttttaaataaaaaatattaataaaaaatgcGTAGGctgtttttaaataatattaaaaaaaagggtAGAATATAAAACGGTTGTGTAAGGAAACAACTTTCTATtttaatattaaacatgaagtaTATAGTACGCCTATGTACGGAAGATGTTCTAATCTCAATATTTAATAGgaagaatagaggacggttatgtGCGGAAGGCGCGCTTTATTATAGAGTATAGGAGACGGTTATATACgttaaccgttctatattccttCTTTATTTCctgattttaggaagggaatagaggacgCTTATCTCTTATCGCTGTACTTTATAACTAGGTATATAAAACGCTTCTTTTAcccgttttataaactttatagcgcgttgagttggagaacgcctctaaggcgtcctataaagtatatttcaacagtactctatccccatttttgtagtagtgaatgcatacttggaccaagggcattatttccttcaggaaggCCATCAACATGAGGGTAACATTATGACTTTCAAGACTGAGGTACGAGGTAAGTTGGGGTATCGAGATCATGCCACTAGATTTTGTAACCATTGCAACAGGGAAGGCCACGAGGATGAGACGTGTTATCAGCTAGTTGGCTTTCCTGAATGGTGGGATGATAGGAGAAAAGGAGGACGAGGATCTGGCCGTAACAATAGTAGAGGCGGTCATGAGGGCCGAGGTCGTGTAGGAGGCAATGGTGTCGCAGGGCCAAGTAATCAAGGGGCACTAGGTTGTGTGCGAGCTAACAAACTCACAAGTCAGGCACATCAAACTTATTTGGCTGCTTCTGGGATGACTGATGGGCTAGCAAGAGTATCCTCCACTCAAGTCCAGCAGATTATTGACCTGTTGACATCTAAAACCAATGCAAAATTGCAAGATATATgcaataataatttattatggaTCATTGATACCGGAGCATCAGATCATGTTACAAACGACCTCTCAATATTGATGAATGTGCGGACGATCCAAAATTGCCCTGTAGGCCTCTCAGATGGACAATTCACTAACTCGGATCAAATTGGTTCGGTGGAATTGAATGGAGGATTAATACTTGATAATGTGTGACGTAGTTGAGTGATGAATCAAATTGTGtgattcaatttactaacaaaatatgTGTTATACAGGACCAGTTGACGAGGAAGATGATTGGCCTGGGTGAACGAATAGATGGACTTTATTTTTTTCTGTGGAACTCCATTGGTCAAGGTGTGTGCGGTTGAGACAGAatgtgttgtcgaactgttgcATCAACGAATGGGGCATCCATTAGAAAGAATTGTGAAGCTTCTTCCTCCTGTGAGTAATGATGTTAGGATAAATAATAATGTATGCGATGTTTGTCCTCGTGCTAAGCATACTAGGAGTCCTTTTTACTGTTAGTGAAAATAAAGCTGGTGAAATGTTTGAATTGATACATTTAGATTTTTGGGGGCCCTATAAGACACATTCGTCTTGTGGTGCTCGATATTTTTTAACTATTGTAGATGATTTTTCTAGAGGAGTATGGATTTATTTGCTTCGTAATAAAACTGAGGTTGAAGAAGTGTTTATGAATTTTGTTGCAATGACTAAACGTCAATTTAATCAAGATATTAAGGTTATACGAAATGATAATGGTACTGAATTTAATTGCCTGCAaggttattttttgaaaaatggaaTTTGGTTTGAATCATCATGTGTTGGAACTCCCCAACAGAATGGTAGGGTAGAGCGAAAACACCAACATTTATTAAATGTGGCACGGGCGTTACGTTTTCAGGCTAAGTTACCAAAgaaattttggggggaatgtatttTAGCGGCATGTTATTTGATAAATAGAATGCAAACTCCTTTGCTTAATAATAAAACGCCATATGAAATGTTGTTTGGTGAAATTCCGTCGTATGAGTTGATTCGTATTTTTGGATGTCTTTGTTACACACATAATCAACGGAGGTAAAGGGGACAAATTTGATTCTTGGGGTAGAAAATGTATTCTTATTGGATATCCATTTGGCAAGAAAGGGTGGCAATTGTTTGATTTAGAAACACGAGAATTCTTTGTGTCGCGTGATGTTAAGTTTCATGAGAAGGTTTTCCCTTATACCGAGGGTATGGGAGATGATGTTGTCGGAGTAATTTCTAATGAGGAATATGTGGTAGATTATGGGAGTGATGATGAGACAGTAGGAATAAGCAATAATGCATGAAACACAGGGGCATCAAGTGTTCCAGTAGAAGCGAGTGATGTACAAGTGTTGCAGGAGGAGTTAGACGAGGTGTCGCATGAAGCGCACGCTGAAGTGCAGCAAGAGGCGCAGATCACAACGCCTGCTTCGAGCCAGACAACAACTATTGGGCAGATGAGCAGCAATAGTACAGGAAACATTATGTCTGGTAGTACGACGATAGGCTCAGGAAGTGAGGAGGAGTTGGGGTGATGGAAGAGACAAAAATACCCTTCCTTCAAACTTCGAGATTGTGTAATGCATACTATACTGAAAAATAAAGTTCCATCAGAAAGTTCATCCTTGACATCATCCTGCTCAGGTACTCCCTATCCTataacatattttgttaattatgaaagATTTTCTGCGAAACATAGAAATTTTATTGCAGCTATTACAGAGGGAAGAGCCCCAAAATATTTTAAAGAGGCAATGAAATATGAAGCGTGGAGAGAGGCTATGGGTGCAGAAATTGACGCACTTGAAGGGCAAGGAACATGGGTCCTAGAAAAATTGCCTCCAGGAAAGAAAGCACTAGGGAGCAAGTGGGTGTATACGGAGAAAAGAGATGAGGATGGAAATTTAATCCGCAACAAGGCACGATTGGTGTGCTTCGGCAATCATCAGATAGAAGGTACAGATTATAATGAAACTTTTGCTCCAGTTGCTGAAATGTCAACAGTGCAAACTTTCTTGGCTGTTGCAACAGTGAAAAACTTGGaggtgcatcaaatggatgtacatAATGCTTTCTTACATGGTGATTTAGAGGAGAAAATCCATATGAAAATTCCACCTGGGTTTCATAAAGATAATACTTACATGGTTTGCAGAATAAAAAATGattgtatggattgaaacagGCACCCCGGTGTTGGTTTGAAAAGTTATCCATTGCTTTGAAGAAGTATGGGTTTAAACAGTCATATTCTGATTACTCGCTATTCACCCTTTCGAAAGGAGAGTGACAGGTGAGCGTTCTAGTACACGTTGATGACATGATTATTGCCGAAAACAATGTATTTGCATTAAATAGTTTTAAAGCATATTTGAGTCAATTCTTTATAATGAAGGATCTGGGTCatctcactagtggaaaaacaatcatttgcatcaccatatttgcctcgcacatttaaacatgtgacgcaattaACAGTTATTAGCATTAAAATTAGCAATTTGTGTCGCATAATTACTAAccagcgacgcaaatgactctaataTGTtttcagagtcatttgcgtcgcagattaatagTAATGCGACGCAAAATTTTACCTTaagtgcgtcgcagaattagtaaattgcgacgcaaatgactctaagagtcatttgcgtcgcagtttactaattctgcgacgcacttgaggtaaaaaaatttcggatttttaattttggtttCCCTCCTCCATCCCGCAATTCTCTACATACTGACCTAAGTCTTCTACAATTCCCTCCTAAACCAAATTAAGCCCAAACACTGAACCTCACTGGCGCTGCACCGCCGTCGGACCTCACTGCCGTCGTTCATTGCTGTCGTCGTTCCATCTCCGGCAGGCCTGCGTCGTTCTCGTCGTTCCATCCCCGTCGTTCACTGCTGAAAAACGCAAGTCTCCCGGGTTTTTTCGTGTTGAAAACGCAGCCCAGCCACCACGGCAGCTGCTGCTTGTATCGCCGCCGACCACCTCAGCCTGTCGTTGTGACGCCGCCGACCACGCCACCGCCCACTCCGCCGGTGCCCCTGCTCAGTTCGTCCCTCCTCTCTTAGGTACgatttaaattgtttttaaatattaaaactttcaataattaggtttaaattgagtgttttggattttatttagTTGTTTacatttaagattgaatttaaattttgaTATTAAGATTGAAAGtttgtggatattatttagttaaatttaaaatgaattttaagggtgcattttgatttgaattgtggatattatgattgaattttagttgtacatgcatttgaattgaaatttaagattgaattttaattgtggatattatttagttgaattttaattgggtacattttaggatttaggttttgttgaattttaattgtagtttttgatgaattggaatatgttattataatagttggttttgttgaattttaattgtttattacatttaggatttgttgaattaaaagttatgaaatgaagttttgggtttgtgtaggtttatgagatggtttgtgtaggttatgaaatgaatttaggttatgaaatgaatttaggtgatacatgaaatcatgttttgggtttgctacaaaattttgggtttgtgaatttgtgatgtgaaatgaattgtacgttatgggaacttgttattagttatggtaGGTTTAGTTGGAAGCTATAAAGCCATGGATTTAAAATGATATGAATatcctagtttatattctaaccttcgacaaaatttggtcatattattttttctttagtggttgaaaatggatcgaagttggatgtatggtagtaaacgattttctacaaggttcttacaagggattcaagagttcagtaaggttgccttgaaacatcaatcagaacatgaatcaagtttaattcaatgtccttgttgtgattgcaataattcaagggggtatcgggatattgatgatatttttgaTCACATAAttcgtcgcggttttaagagtaactacacgacgtggacatggcatggtgagagcatagatcatggggcaagctctagtatgccgagctcgagtcagcataatcattgtgataatggtgataatgcatgtccaaatgattgtgtgttgtatcgaaagcagtatgcaaatctgcatgagtgtccaagatgcggatcgtcccgttacaagatcgtggatAATAATTcaacatcaactaagaagaaacctactccggctaaggtgctttggtatcttccaattataccaagatttaagcgccttttctcagaagcgaaaactgcaaaactcttgaggtggcatgccgaagggaggaagaaagatgggttaatgaggcatcctgctgattctccacaatggaggaacattgatcgaaggtacaaggtctttagtgaagaagttcggaatcttaggcttggtctttgcacggatggaatgaacccatttgggacacttagtacccaatatagcacttggccggttcttctcaccatatacaatttgccgccttggttatgcatgaagcgtagatacatcatgttgtctCTCTTGatctctgggcctaaacaacccggaaatgacatagatgtgtatctagagccactcattgaagatttgaaattgttgtgggatgaaggggtgttgatgtttgatgcatacaccaaaaccaatttcactttacgtgccatgattttttgtacgataaatgacTTTCCagcttatggaaatttgtcagggtattctgtaaagggaaagaaggcatgtccagtttgtcatgatgatttggtctcgaggcgcctaaagttttgtgggaaagatgtaTACATGGATTATCGGATGTATCTTCCCGAAGATCACCCCtttcgaaaagagaagaaagcttttaatggagaagTGGAGAAGAGAGAAGCTCCTACTcccttatgtgcgtgtgaggtttatgaacgggttaaagacattgagacagagtttggtaagccttataaaggtcagtcaagtggtggttacaagaagaggtctacgctttgggatctcccatattggagacatttggaagttaggcattgtttggatgtaatgcatattgagaagaatgtttgtgatgccattgttgggacattgttgaatatgcaagggaaaacgaaggatgggcctaaagttagaaaaggtatggctgctatgggtcgctccgagttggcacctcaagagaggggaaaacgctggtaccttcccccagcttgcttcaccttgtctaaaaaggagaaagttagcttttgtgagtctttgcatggcttaaaggtccctgctggatactcttcaaattttcgtagccttgtgtccatgtctgacttgaaattagttggaatgaaatctcatgattgtcacgtgttgatgcaacaattgttgccggttgcaattcgaggAATATTGCCGCCACCagtgaggtataccattacaagattgtgtttcttttttaacacgatttgtagcaaggtgatcaatccaacaatactggatgatttgcaggcggatgtacttgagaccatgtgtcggtttgaaaagtattttccgccatcattctttgacatgatgcctcatttgattattcatcttgttcgtgaaattaagctttgtgggccagtttgtatgaggtacatgtatccctttgaacgagagatgggtaccttgaaagatagagtgatgaatccggccaaacctgaagctagtattgtcAAACGAACCGTTGCTGAGGAAGTTGCCGCATGGGTTGCTCAATATTTGAAtaatttgaaagaaattggagtACCAAAGTCTCGACATGAAGggagacttgggggtcaaggtacaatCGGCAGGAAAAGGATATCAATCCGTTCAGAAATGATGAGTAAGATTGAGTTGTTTGTGGTGCAAACTGttagtgaagtccatccataT encodes:
- the LOC130472516 gene encoding uncharacterized protein, with the translated sequence MDRSWMYGSKRFSTRFLQGIQEFSKVALKHQSEHESSLIQCPCCDCNNSRGYRDIDDIFDHIIRRGFKSNYTTWTWHGESIDHGASSSMPSSSQHNHCDNGDNACPNDCVLYRKQYANLHECPRCGSSRYKIVDNNSTSTKKKPTPAKVLWYLPIIPRFKRLFSEAKTAKLLRWHAEGRKKDGLMRHPADSPQWRNIDRRYKVFSEEVRNLRLGLCTDGMNPFGTLSTQYSTWPVLLTIYNLPPWLCMKRRYIMLSLLISGPKQPGNDIDVYLEPLIEDLKLLWDEGVLMFDAYTKTNFTLRAMIFCTINDFPAYGNLSGYSVKGKKACPVCHDDLVSRRLKFCGKDVYMDYRMYLPEDHPFRKEKKAFNGEVEKREAPTPLCACEVYERVKDIETEFGKPYKGQSSGGYKKRSTLWDLPYWRHLEVRHCLDVMHIEKNVCDAIVGTLLNMQGKTKDGPKVRKGMAAMGRSELAPQERGKRWYLPPACFTLSKKEKVSFCESLHGLKVPAGYSSNFRSLVSMSDLKLVGMKSHDCHVLMQQLLPVAIRGILPPPVRYTITRLCFFFNTICSKVINPTILDDLQADVLETMCRFEKYFPPSFFDMMPHLIIHLVREIKLCGPVCMRYMYPFEREMGTLKDRVMNPAKPEASIVKRTVAEEVAAWVAQYLNNLKEIGVPKSRHEGRLGGQGTIGRKRISIRSEMMSKIELFVVQTVSEVHPYVDEHMEFLREQYPSKNGPQLITEHNRSFLTWFKSRVMDQITETPEVVSDTLRWLAYGPKCQVISYEGYDINGYSFYTKRQDDKTTMQNSGVTAMGLSSEYASARDRTLVDKKYCYYGVIEEILELQYKEFKIPLFRCKWVDISRGVKSDEHGYLTLVNFSRVGHLEDPFILASQAKQVFYVVDPADRSWSVVLEGKRRILGVEDVDDEEEYDEQFNETPPSSWHIPQTIDDVNMSLTRRDHGEGFYVAKEKE